The following are encoded together in the Coffea arabica cultivar ET-39 chromosome 1c, Coffea Arabica ET-39 HiFi, whole genome shotgun sequence genome:
- the LOC113721263 gene encoding uncharacterized protein → MSSAAASFKFHAMTEKLGICKALLVSGLLLWVIFVLFFKDPRCSNSKSFPLLRTETASSSNSTSTDTPSPTTLKHIAFGLQSSEKTYHFRRAYIEAWWRPKKTKGYVYLDRPPTGNLLPWSRKSPPYRINDDLSKLFQVVRPKDPVMPRMVHGILELFREEHEGVRWIVMGDDDTIFFVDNLVDVLSKYDHTKYFYIGYPSEFVLSNYWYSFNQAFGGSGIILSYPLAKALVQDMDRCLKTYASLSADLMTMRCLADIGADLTPQKGFHQIDLRGDLSGFLSSHPKDLVLSLHHIDAVDPYFPTMDRAKSTNHLMKAANVDQSRLFQQTVCHHRQNNWSFSISWGYSTHIYEKIMARSWLRMPIETFKTWQKSPNRPHYMFNVRRPFGDPCEAPHVFFFQSVKKISRNEILTVYSRSASRNLPACASSGNHSAEHVSEIHVFSPATKRTEIHISECCDIVRVDNTGKAEVKFRECMADEIIA, encoded by the exons ATGTCATCTGCAGctgcatcattcaaatttcatgcaatgaCAGAAAAACTAGGAATATGCAAAGCACTGCTAGTTTCAGGTCTTCTTCTTTGGGTGATCTTTGTGCTCTTTTTCAAGGATCCAAGATGCTCAAATTCTAAATCCTTTCCTCTATTGAGAACAGAAACAGCTTCTTCTTCCAACTCAACATCTACTGATACTCCTAGTCCTACTACTCTCAAACATATTGCCTTCGGACTTCAAAGTTCTGAGAAAACTTACCACTTTAGAAGGGCTTATATTGAGGCCTGGTGGAGACCCAAAAAAACAAAGGGTTATGTCTATCTTGATAGGCCTCCCACAGGGAATCTCCTCCCATGGTCGCGGAAATCTCCTCCTTATAGAATCAACGATGATCTCAGCAAATTGTTCCAGGTAGTCAGACCGAAGGATCCTGTTATGCCTCGAATGGTACATGGGATTTTGGAGTTATTTCGTGAAGAGCACGAGGGGGTCAGATGGATAGTCATGGGAGATGACGATACTATTTTTTTCGTCGATAATTTAGTGGATGTTCTCTCAAAATATGATCACACAAAGTACTTCTACATAGGGTATCCATCCGAATTTGTTTTGTCAAATTACTGGTATAGTTTTAACCAGGCATTTGGTGGAAGTGGGATCATTCTCAGTTATCCTCTAGCAAAAGCATTAGTGCAAGATATGGATCGTTGCCTTAAAACATATGCAAGTCTTTCAGCTGATCTAATGACCATGAGATGTCTAGCTGACATCGGGGCTGATCTTACTCCCCAGAAAGGTTTCCACCAG ATAGATTTGCGAGGCGATTTATCGGGTTTCTTGTCATCTCATCCTAAAGATTTAGTATTGTCCCTTCACCACATTGACGCAGTAGATCCATATTTCCCCACAATGGATCGTGCTAAATCCACAAACCATCTAATGAAAGCCGCAAATGTTGATCAATCGCGCTTATTTCAACAAACCGTTTGCCACCACAGGCAAAACAACTGGTCTTTTTCCATATCTTGGGGCTACTCCACTCATATCTATGAGAAAATAATGGCTCGAAGTTGGCTAAGAATGCCCATTGAAACATTCAAGACATGGCAAAAAAGTCCAAATCGGCCACATTACATGTTCAATGTTAGAAGACCATTTGGTGACCCTTGTGAGGCTCCTCACGTTTTCTTCTTCCAATCTGTAAAGAAAATCTCCAGAAATGAAATTCTCACAGTCTATTCAAGATCAGCATCCCGGAATTTGCCTGCTTgtgcttcaagtggcaatcatTCTGCTGAGCATGTATCCGAGATACATGTGTTCTCACCGGCAACCAAGCGTACTGAG aTCCATATATCGGAGTGCTGTGATATTGTCCGCGTTGACAACACGGGCAAAGCAGAGGTGAAATTCAGGGAATGCATGGCAGATGAGATTATTGCCTAA